A stretch of Pseudolysobacter antarcticus DNA encodes these proteins:
- a CDS encoding sigma-70 family RNA polymerase sigma factor — MTEIPASDDDLPAEDLLELLDAIEPHDDAARSSTSLYLNEIGLIPLLDGAQEIVLGERVRAGDKDARRLMIEANLRLVVSVARSYVGRGVPLLDLIEEGNIGLIRAVEKFDPDRRLRFSTYAMWWVRESVQRALMHQGRTVRVPVHVLRELASVLRASRELNQRLGRMPSIEELARAVGKTNAEVSELFSFNERISSLDAPRSEEDERALIDQMVVHSTPANALDDHAAVDDVAGGPLGDLLQHLPERQRVVVERRYGLNGQHIQTLAEIALDFGLTRERVRQIQGAALKRLRVLVEASEHSEL; from the coding sequence ATGACTGAGATCCCCGCCAGCGACGACGATCTACCCGCCGAGGATCTGCTCGAATTGCTCGATGCGATCGAGCCGCATGACGATGCCGCGCGCAGCTCGACCAGTCTTTACCTCAACGAAATCGGTCTGATTCCGCTGCTCGATGGCGCGCAGGAAATCGTGCTCGGTGAACGTGTGCGCGCTGGTGACAAGGATGCGCGACGGCTGATGATCGAAGCCAATCTGCGCTTGGTCGTAAGCGTGGCGCGCAGTTATGTCGGACGAGGCGTGCCGCTGCTGGATCTGATCGAGGAAGGCAATATCGGCCTGATCCGTGCTGTCGAAAAATTCGATCCGGATCGGCGGCTGCGGTTTTCTACCTACGCTATGTGGTGGGTGCGCGAATCGGTGCAGCGCGCGTTGATGCATCAGGGCCGCACCGTGCGCGTGCCGGTGCATGTGCTGCGCGAACTTGCGTCGGTGTTGCGCGCCAGTCGTGAGCTCAATCAGCGTCTCGGGCGCATGCCGAGCATCGAAGAACTCGCGCGCGCTGTTGGCAAGACCAATGCCGAAGTATCGGAGCTTTTCAGTTTCAACGAGCGCATAAGTTCGCTCGATGCGCCGCGATCCGAAGAAGACGAGCGCGCGCTGATTGATCAGATGGTCGTGCACAGCACACCAGCGAATGCGCTGGATGACCATGCTGCCGTCGACGACGTTGCGGGCGGCCCGCTCGGCGATCTTTTGCAGCATTTACCCGAGCGCCAGCGTGTGGTCGTGGAACGGCGTTACGGATTGAACGGCCAGCACATTCAGACTCTCGCGGAAATCGCGCTGGATTTCGGTCTCACGCGTGAACGTGTGCGGCAGATTCAAGGCGCGGCGCTGAAACGTTTGCGTGTGCTGGTCGAAGCCAGCGAACACTCGGAGCTTTGA
- a CDS encoding peptidoglycan DD-metalloendopeptidase family protein, with amino-acid sequence MNEKDGSATGEARAFTFVRLIGCVIVAAGLSGCGRQDVVSHSPPGDEPHVTHAPVRSGVAAPAFVETYRVVKGDTLFGIAFRHGVDYRDLAEWNGIAAPYKIYVGRELKMGPAGSAMPASSVAAVSPPPSPSTKPLANNKPDIPPPSPNLSGSVSSTPAAPATSTATAVSSAISSPQPASTSSPVTATTAKEPATSGGTTWRWPSKGAMISGYVAGDQTRQGVDIAGKAGDPVTAAADGNVVYSGNGLVGYGELIIIKHNDTFLSAYGHNRKRLVEEGQRVTAGQQIAEMGSSSASRDMLHFEIRKNGKPINPLDYLPSR; translated from the coding sequence ATGAATGAAAAGGATGGCTCAGCGACCGGCGAAGCGCGCGCGTTCACGTTTGTCCGGCTGATCGGCTGCGTGATCGTGGCGGCAGGCTTGTCCGGTTGCGGACGCCAGGATGTCGTCAGCCATTCGCCGCCCGGCGACGAGCCGCATGTCACGCATGCGCCAGTCAGGTCGGGTGTTGCGGCACCTGCATTCGTCGAAACCTATCGTGTGGTGAAGGGCGATACCTTGTTTGGCATCGCATTCCGGCATGGCGTGGATTATCGCGATCTCGCGGAATGGAACGGCATTGCCGCACCGTACAAGATCTATGTCGGTCGCGAATTGAAAATGGGGCCAGCTGGCAGTGCGATGCCAGCGTCTTCTGTGGCTGCGGTTTCGCCGCCGCCGTCGCCTTCGACAAAACCGCTGGCGAACAACAAGCCGGATATTCCGCCGCCATCGCCAAATTTGTCCGGCTCGGTATCATCGACTCCGGCCGCACCGGCGACATCCACAGCTACGGCGGTCTCATCGGCAATATCCTCGCCACAGCCTGCTTCAACTTCGTCACCCGTCACCGCGACGACAGCGAAAGAACCCGCAACATCGGGTGGCACGACATGGCGTTGGCCAAGCAAAGGCGCGATGATTTCCGGCTACGTCGCTGGCGATCAGACTCGCCAAGGTGTCGATATCGCGGGCAAGGCCGGTGACCCGGTCACGGCGGCGGCGGACGGCAATGTGGTTTACAGCGGCAACGGCTTGGTCGGTTATGGCGAGCTCATCATCATCAAGCACAACGATACGTTTCTTTCGGCGTACGGCCACAATCGCAAGCGATTGGTCGAAGAAGGCCAGCGCGTTACCGCCGGGCAACAAATTGCCGAAATGGGATCGAGCAGCGCGAGCCGCGACATGCTGCATTTCGAGATCCGCAAGAACGGCAAGCCGATCAATCCACTCGATTACCTGCCATCGCGCTGA
- a CDS encoding YqaA family protein codes for MQIFRPMYEMALRWAAHPQAPKLLGGLSFVEAFIFPIAPEVMLAPMVLRKPQHWAWYASISLVCSMFGAFVGYALGHFAFDMLRPMLADIGWLPTIDAQVENLRTAMLDNPFKAFWLLVAAGFIPIPLKFATWACGIVGVPMLAFIPGMLIGRGKRVFAVAGAIRLGGAKAEAALHRWIEWIGWGVLVLIAALVIYFRYLR; via the coding sequence ATGCAAATTTTTCGCCCGATGTACGAGATGGCGCTGCGCTGGGCCGCGCATCCGCAAGCCCCGAAACTGCTGGGTGGCCTGAGTTTTGTCGAGGCATTCATTTTTCCAATCGCGCCCGAGGTCATGCTCGCGCCGATGGTGCTGAGAAAACCGCAGCACTGGGCGTGGTACGCCTCCATCAGTCTGGTCTGTTCGATGTTCGGCGCGTTCGTCGGTTACGCGCTCGGTCATTTTGCGTTCGATATGCTGCGCCCGATGCTGGCCGATATCGGCTGGCTGCCGACGATCGATGCACAGGTGGAAAATTTGCGCACAGCGATGCTCGACAATCCGTTCAAAGCGTTCTGGTTATTGGTCGCGGCGGGGTTCATTCCGATCCCGCTGAAGTTTGCGACGTGGGCCTGCGGTATCGTCGGTGTGCCGATGCTCGCCTTTATTCCGGGCATGTTGATCGGTCGCGGCAAGCGTGTGTTTGCGGTGGCGGGCGCGATTCGCCTCGGCGGCGCAAAAGCCGAAGCCGCGCTGCATCGCTGGATCGAATGGATCGGCTGGGGCGTGCTCGTGCTGATCGCGGCACTTGTGATCTACTTCCGTTATCTGCGTTGA
- a CDS encoding protein-L-isoaspartate(D-aspartate) O-methyltransferase, giving the protein MSLFAQSTPEARGLGMTSQRARDRLIDRLEAEGIRDRRVLDVLRRLPRHLFIEEALSSRAYEDTALPIGKGQTISQPWVVARMTEALIEFSVPQRVLEVGTGSGYQAAVLAALVERVYTVERIEELLRQARRRFRKVGIENLRSKHADGKLGWPEEAPFDAIIVTAAGAQIEHALLDQLAPHGVLVAPIGPPGEQQLLRVRPGENGRISEFLGKVSFVPLLGGVS; this is encoded by the coding sequence ATGAGTTTGTTTGCGCAATCGACGCCCGAAGCGCGTGGTCTCGGCATGACCTCGCAGCGCGCGCGCGATCGATTGATTGATCGGCTTGAAGCCGAAGGCATTCGCGATCGTCGCGTGCTCGATGTGCTGCGGCGTTTGCCGCGCCACCTGTTCATCGAAGAGGCGCTGTCCTCGCGCGCCTACGAAGACACCGCGTTGCCGATCGGCAAAGGCCAGACCATCTCGCAGCCGTGGGTGGTCGCGCGCATGACCGAGGCGCTGATTGAGTTCAGCGTGCCGCAGCGTGTACTCGAAGTGGGCACAGGTTCGGGTTATCAGGCCGCGGTTTTGGCGGCGCTGGTGGAGCGCGTCTACACCGTCGAGCGCATCGAGGAATTGCTGCGCCAGGCGCGTCGGCGATTTCGCAAAGTGGGCATCGAAAACCTGCGTTCCAAACATGCCGACGGCAAACTTGGTTGGCCGGAAGAAGCACCGTTCGATGCGATCATTGTCACCGCCGCTGGCGCGCAGATCGAGCACGCATTACTCGATCAACTCGCACCGCACGGCGTGCTTGTGGCACCGATCGGACCACCCGGCGAACAACAATTGCTACGCGTGCGTCCGGGCGAGAACGGGCGCATCAGCGAGTTTCTCGGCAAGGTAAGTTTTGTGCCATTGCTCGGTGGCGTGAGTTGA
- the surE gene encoding 5'/3'-nucleotidase SurE: MRVLVSNDDGVDAPGIHVLARRLEAIGEVTVVAPDRDRSGASNSLTLDQPVRVTRMENGYYRVAGTPTDCVHLALAGLLDYEPNIVVSGINNSANMGDDVIYSGTVSAAMEGRFLGLPAIAVSLAAKDHKGLHFATAAEAALVLVKRLLVDPLPADTILNVNVPDLPWHEIRGFAVTRLGRRHRSAPCIAQTDPRGRPIYWIGPAGEEDDAGPGTDFHAVRDGYISITPIHVDLTRYQALEKVGGWVGTLSLDIEQPA, encoded by the coding sequence ATGCGAGTTCTGGTAAGTAACGACGACGGTGTGGATGCGCCGGGTATCCATGTGCTGGCGCGTCGTCTAGAAGCGATCGGTGAAGTCACCGTGGTGGCGCCGGATCGTGATCGCAGCGGCGCCAGCAATTCGCTCACGCTCGATCAACCGGTGCGCGTAACGCGCATGGAAAACGGTTATTACCGCGTCGCCGGCACGCCCACCGATTGCGTGCATCTGGCCTTGGCCGGACTGCTGGACTACGAACCGAATATCGTGGTGTCGGGCATCAACAATTCGGCGAATATGGGCGATGACGTGATTTATTCCGGCACCGTTTCCGCGGCGATGGAAGGACGTTTCCTCGGCCTGCCGGCGATCGCGGTATCGCTCGCGGCGAAGGATCACAAAGGTCTGCATTTCGCCACGGCCGCCGAAGCGGCGCTGGTGCTGGTAAAGCGTCTGCTGGTCGATCCGTTGCCGGCCGACACCATTCTCAACGTCAACGTGCCCGATTTGCCATGGCACGAGATTCGCGGTTTTGCGGTCACACGTCTCGGGCGGCGGCATCGTTCGGCGCCGTGCATCGCGCAGACCGATCCGCGCGGCCGTCCGATCTACTGGATCGGCCCGGCCGGTGAGGAAGACGACGCCGGCCCCGGTACCGATTTCCACGCCGTGCGCGATGGTTATATTTCGATCACGCCGATCCACGTTGATCTCACGCGATATCAGGCGCTGGAAAAAGTCGGTGGCTGGGTCGGCACCTTGTCCCTGGATATCGAGCAGCCCGCATGA
- a CDS encoding Smr/MutS family protein yields the protein MKRSPKPSPEDVDLFHAAVGPLRRLRTTQVAIETARREPVPEQFLKDEASVSTELMTSLIDPAEIEVGEELSYLKAGVASRVLRQLKRGHFSIDDEFDLHQMTAVVAREAIASFLNECRRERRLCVKIIHGKGLRSKADGPVLKRLTDRMLRQRDDVLAYASAKSAEGGTGAVLVLLKRP from the coding sequence ATGAAACGCAGTCCCAAACCCAGCCCGGAAGATGTCGACCTGTTTCATGCCGCGGTCGGGCCGTTGCGTCGTCTGCGAACCACGCAGGTGGCGATCGAAACCGCACGTCGCGAGCCGGTGCCCGAGCAGTTTCTGAAAGACGAAGCCAGCGTCAGCACGGAACTAATGACTTCGCTGATCGATCCGGCCGAAATAGAGGTCGGCGAGGAGTTGAGTTATCTCAAAGCTGGCGTGGCGTCGCGAGTTTTACGCCAGCTCAAACGCGGGCATTTCAGTATCGACGATGAATTCGATCTGCATCAGATGACCGCCGTGGTGGCGCGCGAAGCGATCGCGAGCTTTCTCAATGAGTGCCGTCGCGAACGCCGCCTGTGCGTGAAAATCATCCACGGCAAGGGTTTGCGCTCGAAAGCCGACGGCCCGGTATTGAAGCGCCTGACCGATCGCATGCTGCGACAACGCGATGACGTGTTGGCCTACGCCTCGGCCAAGTCGGCCGAGGGCGGAACGGGCGCCGTGCTGGTGTTGCTCAAACGCCCGTGA
- the truD gene encoding tRNA pseudouridine(13) synthase TruD, which translates to MSESELPRAHGGASLCGILRATPDDFLVEEDLGFTPSGAGEHALVVVEKRGANTDWVARQLAAFAGVAPFAVSFAGLKDRHALTRQTFSLHLPGKADPDWAQLQNAEFRILDAQRHNRKLKRGALKGNRFRIVLREVGGDRAATEQRLIAIGAHGVPNYFGEQRFGRNGGNVAQARAMFAGRRVERSMRGLLLSAARSHLFNHVLAKRVAAGNWNQALSGDVWMLHGSHAIFGPEPISDNIQRRLHEGDIHPTAPLWGRGALRSTDDVALLEQAVMQRDPDLANGLETAGLEQERRSLCLRPRDLAFEWLPENALAVSFWLPAGAYATTLLREFCDYRTAQTFVADESAELE; encoded by the coding sequence ATGTCTGAATCCGAACTCCCGCGAGCGCACGGCGGCGCGTCTTTATGCGGCATATTGCGCGCAACACCTGATGATTTTCTGGTCGAGGAGGATCTCGGTTTCACCCCGAGCGGCGCTGGCGAGCACGCGCTGGTGGTGGTCGAAAAACGTGGCGCGAATACCGATTGGGTGGCGCGCCAGCTCGCGGCGTTTGCCGGCGTAGCTCCATTTGCCGTGAGTTTTGCAGGCTTGAAGGATCGGCACGCACTGACGCGACAGACGTTTTCGTTGCATCTGCCCGGCAAGGCCGATCCGGATTGGGCGCAGTTGCAGAACGCCGAGTTTCGTATTCTCGATGCGCAACGTCACAACCGCAAACTCAAGCGCGGTGCGCTGAAAGGCAATAGATTCCGCATCGTATTGCGCGAAGTTGGTGGTGATCGAGCCGCGACGGAACAACGCCTGATCGCGATCGGCGCGCACGGCGTGCCGAATTATTTTGGCGAGCAGCGCTTCGGTCGCAATGGCGGCAATGTGGCGCAGGCGCGCGCGATGTTCGCCGGGCGACGCGTTGAGCGCAGCATGCGTGGCTTGTTGTTATCGGCGGCGCGTTCGCATCTGTTCAACCATGTGTTGGCCAAACGCGTTGCGGCTGGCAACTGGAATCAAGCGCTGTCGGGCGATGTGTGGATGCTGCACGGCAGTCATGCGATTTTCGGGCCTGAGCCTATCAGCGATAACATCCAGCGTCGGCTGCATGAAGGCGATATTCATCCAACTGCGCCGCTGTGGGGACGCGGTGCTTTACGCAGCACCGACGATGTCGCGCTATTGGAACAGGCGGTGATGCAGCGTGATCCCGATCTGGCTAACGGGCTGGAAACGGCAGGCCTCGAGCAAGAGCGCCGCTCGCTGTGCTTGCGTCCGCGTGATCTGGCTTTCGAGTGGCTGCCGGAAAATGCGCTGGCGGTAAGTTTCTGGCTGCCGGCTGGTGCGTATGCCACCACCTTGCTGCGCGAGTTTTGCGACTATCGAACCGCGCAGACATTCGTCGCCGACGAGTCGGCTGAACTTGAGTGA
- the ispF gene encoding 2-C-methyl-D-erythritol 2,4-cyclodiphosphate synthase, whose protein sequence is MRIGQGYDVHAFGTGDHVVLGGVRITHEQGVVAHSDGDVIIHALCDALLGALALGDIGQHFPPTDERWRGADSRMFLRHVAQLIHAQVYRLGNADVTVVCERPKVAPHALVMRGNLAADLGCDIQQVSVKATTSEKLGFTGRGEGLAAMAVVLLLPM, encoded by the coding sequence ATGCGGATAGGCCAAGGTTATGACGTGCATGCTTTCGGCACGGGCGATCATGTGGTGCTGGGGGGCGTGCGGATAACGCACGAGCAAGGTGTGGTTGCGCATTCCGACGGCGACGTGATCATTCATGCCCTGTGCGATGCGTTGCTCGGCGCGCTGGCGCTCGGTGATATCGGCCAGCATTTTCCGCCGACCGATGAGCGCTGGCGTGGCGCGGATAGTCGTATGTTTCTGCGGCATGTCGCGCAGCTGATCCACGCACAAGTCTATCGTTTGGGCAATGCCGATGTGACAGTAGTGTGCGAGCGCCCGAAAGTGGCGCCCCACGCGCTGGTCATGCGCGGCAATCTCGCCGCCGATCTGGGGTGCGATATTCAACAAGTCAGCGTGAAAGCCACCACCAGCGAAAAACTTGGCTTTACCGGCCGTGGCGAAGGCTTGGCAGCGATGGCTGTGGTTCTGCTGCTGCCGATGTAG